A part of Eschrichtius robustus isolate mEscRob2 chromosome 20, mEscRob2.pri, whole genome shotgun sequence genomic DNA contains:
- the C20H17orf113 gene encoding uncharacterized protein C17orf113 homolog produces the protein MVPPGKKPAGEASNSNKKCKRYFNEHWKEEFTWLDFDYERKLMFCLECRQALVRNKHGKAENAFTVGTDNFQRHALLRHVTSGAHRQALAVNRGRPTFEGQAEGGGTFPGLATTPSFRGVKVEANPAKVAVLTTVYCMAKEDVPDDRCSALLELQRFNLCQALLGMEHGDYYSPRRVRDMQVAIASVLHTEACQRLKASPYVGLVLDETRDWPESHNLALFATSVSPCDGQPATTFLGSVELQEGEATAGQLLDILQAFGVSASKLAWLSSSLPSDRLGSVGPQLQAACPLLMELHCLPGRTDPKPPAYLGEYESVLDALFRLHGGPSSHVVPELRAALDVAAIDLAGPRPVPWASLLPVVEAVAEAWPCLVPTLEASAPASPTTRALALALRQFTFVAFTHLLLDALPSVQKLALVLQPEEPDLALLQPLVTAAAASLQAQRSSGGARLQGFLQELATSSPDLGRGRCTYRGVELVGYSEAAVQGLERLRGAFLDSMRRGLRDSYPGPSLDAVAALAAIFDPRLYPQAPEELGAHGEGVLRVLLRAFAPAVVRQRALGDFALFKRVVCSLGRLGPRALCAKLACARSELHELFPDFAALASLALALPAGAGLLDKVGRSRELRWWGPGGAGEGRGGPAVKIAVDGPPLREFDFALAVEFLESGWGEGLLGSQLT, from the exons ATGGTGCCCCCGGGGAAGaaaccagccggagaggcttccAACTCCAATAAGAAGTGCAAGCGTTACTTCAACGAGCACTGGAAAGAGGAGTTCACCTGGCTGGACTTTGACTACGAGCGGAAGCTGATGTTTTGCCTCGAGTGCCGCCAGGCCCTGGTGCGCAACAAGCACGGCAAAGCGGAGAACGCCTTCACTGTGGGCACCGACAACTTCCAGCGCCACGCCCTGCTGCGCCACGTGACCTCGGGGGCCCACCGCCAGGCTCTGGCCGTCAACCGGGGCCGGCCCACTTTTGAGGGCCAGGCTGAGGGTGGAGGGACCTTTCCGGGCCTGGCGACCACCCCCAGCTTCAGGGGTGTCAAGGTGGAAGCGAACCCGGCCAAGGTGGCCGTGCTGACCACGGTGTACTGCATGGCCAAGGAGGACGTGCCTGACGACCGCTGCTCTGCCCTGCTCGAGCTGCAGAGGTTCAACCTGTGCCAGGCGCTGCTGGGCATGGAGCACGGCGATTACTACAGTCCCAGGAGGGTGAGGGACATGCAG GTGGCCATTGCCAGTGTCTTGCACACAGAGGCCTGCCAACGCCTGAAGGCATCCCCGTATGTGGGCCTGGTGTTGGATGAGACCCGGGACTGGCCTGAGTCCCACAACCTGGCCTTGTTTGCCACTTCGGTGTCCCCTTGCGATGGCCAGCCTGCCACCACCTTCCTGGGCAGTGTGGAGCTACAGGAAGGCGAGGCCACCGCTGGCCAACTCCTGGACATTCTGCAGGCTTTCGGCGTGTCTGCATCCAAGCTGGCCTGGCTCAGCTCAAGCCTCCCCAGTGACCGCCTGGGGAGCGTGGGCCCGCAGCTCCAGGCCGCCTGCCCACTGCTCATGGAGCTACACTGCCTCCCCGGCCGGACAGATCCCAAGCCCCCTGCCTACCTAGGTGAATATGAAAGTGTGCTGGATGCCCTATTCCGCCTCCACGGTGGCCCCAGTTCCCACGTGGTCCCTGAGCTCCGGGCGGCACTGGACGTTGCAGCTATTGACTTGGCAGGACCACGGCCAGTGCCCTGGGCCTCCCTGCTGCCTGTGGTGGAAGCAGTGGCTGAGGCTTGGCCTTGCCTGGTGCCCACACTGGAGGCCTCTGCCCCAGCCTCACCTACAACCAGGGCACTGGCCCTCGCCCTGCGCCAGTTCACCTTTGTGGCCTTCACCCACCTCCTGCTGGATGCTCTGCCTTCCGTGCAGAAGCTCGCCCTTGTCCTGCAGCCAGAAGAGCCGGACTTGGCCTTGCTGCAGCCGCTGGTGACGGCAGCTGCAGCCTCCCTCCAAGCGCAGCGCAGCTCAGGTGGGGCGCGTCTCCAGGGCTTCCTGCAGGAACTGGCAACCTCCAGCCCTGACTTGGGCCGTGGCCGCTGCACCTACCGCGGTGTGGAGCTGGTGGGCTACTCCGAGGCTGCGGTCCAGGGCTTGGAGCGGCTGAGGGGGGCCTTCCTGGACTCCATGCGGAGGGGGCTGCGAGACTCCTACCCCGGGCCCTCGCTGGACGCCGTGGCCGCCTTGGCGGCGATCTTCGACCCCCGCCTCTACCCGCAGGCACCCGAGGAGCTGGGCGCGCACGGCGAGGGGGTGCTGCGCGTCCTGTTGCGCGCCTTCGCCCCCGCCGTGGTGCGCCAGCGGGCGCTGGGCGACTTCGCGCTCTTCAAGCGCGTGGTGTGCAGCCTGGGGCGGCTGGGCCCGCGGGCCCTGTGCGCCAAGCTGGCGTGCGCGCGCTCTGAACTGCACGAGCTCTTCCCCGACTTCGCCGCCCTCGCCTCCCTGGCCTTGGCGCTGCCCGCGGGCGCCGGCCTCCTGGACAAGGTCGGCCGCAGCCGGGAGCTGCGGTGGTgggggccgggcggggcgggggaagGCCGGGGCGGCCCCGCGGTGAAGATCGCGGTGGATGGGCCGCCGCTGCGCGAGTTTGACTTTGCGCTGGCGGTGGAGTTCCTAGAGAGTGGGTGGGGCGAGGGGCTCCTGGGCTCGCAGCTCACGTGA